DNA sequence from the Longimicrobium sp. genome:
CGGCAGAAGATCATCCCCGCCGGCTCCGCTTCGTTGTGCCCCTGGAGCGTCAGGCCGCGTCGGACTTCTCGGCGGAGCCGCTCTTTTCCTTCTCCTTCTCGCGTTCGCCGCTCTTGTCCTTCTCCCGCTCGCCCGACCCGCTCTTTCCCTTGCTGCTCTCGCCCGGCCGGTACGAGCTGTCGCTATCGCCGCCGGAGATCACGCGGATGGGGATGGGGTTGGGGATGGCCACCTCCACCCGCTCCGTGCGGTTGGCCTGCACGCGCTGGATCCAGGCGTCGTCTTTGGCCGCGCCGCCGGACTGCATGACCATGCGCGCCACCCGCAGCCCGTCGGCGTTGGAGATGCGGATGGATCCGTGCGACGCCGCCGTTCCCAGCGACTCCGGCTCGTTTGTGCCGTGGATGGAGCGTGGCGGATCGTACACCATCTGAATGCGCCCGAGCGGGTTCTCGGGGTCGCCCGGCTCCGACACCTCTTCGTCCTTGGCCCATTCCTCGTCCGTAGGCGGCGTCCAGCGCGGGTTGAACACCACCTGGCCGACGGTCCACTCACCCGTGCGGGTGGGCCACTCCTCGGTCCCCACCGCGATGGCGTGCGTGCTGACCACCTGGTCGTTGCGGTACACGTACAGCTTGCGCTCGGCGACGTTCACCTCCAGCCGCAGGTCTGGCGGCGGCATGGGCGGGGGCGCCGGCTGGGCCGGGGCCTGCGCCTGTGTCTGCGCGGGCGCCGCGGCCGCCGCGTCGCCTGAGGCGTCGTTTTCGTCCGAGCTGTCCTTGACCGAGCATCCCGCCGTCGCCAGCAGCGCCGCGGCCAGCGCCGTTCCTATCCACCGTTGCAGCATCCATCGCTCCTTTCCAGGGTTTGCACCGCCCCCCAAGCAAGGCGTGCGCCGCCAGACGCCGATTCGCTTCCCTCGACATTCGAGTCTGGCCGCGTCCTTGCGACCCTGCGACGCGCCCCACCCCCACCGCGCACGAGGCTCAAGATGATCTGCATCCTTCACGGATACCTGCTGGAAGGCTCGGGAAGCAACCTGTGGACACGCTCCATCGTGGAGTCGCTCTGCAGGGAAGGCCACAACGTTCACCTGATGGCGCAGGAGAACCACCCCGAGCGCTACCCGTTCATCACCGAGGCGCGCCGCTACCGGGGCGACGAGCCCGCCGAGACGTTCTACCGGGCGGACGCGGAGCACCCGGGGTGCTGCGTGCTCCACAAGCCGGTGCTGGGCGACACCCTGCCGGTGTACGTGTGGGACAAGTACGAGGAGTTCCCCAACGTGGTGCCGATGGTTGACCTGGACGACGAGGCGGTGGAGGCGTACGTGGACCGCAACGTCCGCGCGCTGCGCCGCATCGTCGCCGAGAACGGCATCACCGCCATCCACGCCAACCACGCGGTGCTGATGTCCGTCGTCGCGCAGCGGGTGAGCGAGGAGACGGGCGTTCCCTTCGCGGTGATGCCGCACGGAAGCGCGCTGGAGTTCGCCGTCAAGCGCGACGAACGGTTCCACCGGCTGGCGCTGGCCGCGTTCACCTCCGCACGGCGCGTGTTCGCCATCGGCGGCGAGATGCGCGACCGGGTGCGCGGCATCCTGGGCGCCGTGCCGAACCTGGAAGAGAAGTTCTCGGAGCTTCACCTGGGCGTCGACACCAGCCAGTTCGAGCCCATCCCCCGGTCGGAGCGGCCGAACAACGTCGCCCGCCTGGCGGAAGCGCTGGCGGGGATGAAGCGCGGCCGCGTTCCCGCCCAGGAGACGGAGATGCTGGGCCGGCTGCGGGGCGACATGACCATGGACGAGCTGCGCGCCGTGTTCGCCGATGCCCAGCGGTACGAGGGCAAGACGCCGGACGAGGCGCTGGAAGCCAAGCTGAACGGCGTGGACTGGGCTCGAGACCCCACGCTGCTCTTCGTGGGCCGATTGATCAGCAGCAAGGGAATCCAAAGTGTGGTCGCCGCCCTGCCGCTGATCCTGGAAAAGCGCCCGGACCTGCGGGTGATCGTCGTGGGGCACGGCCCCCTGCGCGAGGTGCTGGAGGCGCTGCTCTGGGCGCTGCGCGAGGGGGAGCGGGCCCTGGTGGACCTGATCGTGGCCCACGGCCGCGTGCTGGAGGGTTCGCCGGAGGGGGAGTCGGAGGGCGAAGAGCTGACGCAGGTGGCGCTGTACCTGGAGCAGCTGCGCGAGCGCGGCGAGCTGGACGCGTAC
Encoded proteins:
- a CDS encoding L,D-transpeptidase — protein: MLQRWIGTALAAALLATAGCSVKDSSDENDASGDAAAAAPAQTQAQAPAQPAPPPMPPPDLRLEVNVAERKLYVYRNDQVVSTHAIAVGTEEWPTRTGEWTVGQVVFNPRWTPPTDEEWAKDEEVSEPGDPENPLGRIQMVYDPPRSIHGTNEPESLGTAASHGSIRISNADGLRVARMVMQSGGAAKDDAWIQRVQANRTERVEVAIPNPIPIRVISGGDSDSSYRPGESSKGKSGSGEREKDKSGEREKEKEKSGSAEKSDAA
- a CDS encoding glycosyltransferase, producing the protein MICILHGYLLEGSGSNLWTRSIVESLCREGHNVHLMAQENHPERYPFITEARRYRGDEPAETFYRADAEHPGCCVLHKPVLGDTLPVYVWDKYEEFPNVVPMVDLDDEAVEAYVDRNVRALRRIVAENGITAIHANHAVLMSVVAQRVSEETGVPFAVMPHGSALEFAVKRDERFHRLALAAFTSARRVFAIGGEMRDRVRGILGAVPNLEEKFSELHLGVDTSQFEPIPRSERPNNVARLAEALAGMKRGRVPAQETEMLGRLRGDMTMDELRAVFADAQRYEGKTPDEALEAKLNGVDWARDPTLLFVGRLISSKGIQSVVAALPLILEKRPDLRVIVVGHGPLREVLEALLWALREGERALVDLIVAHGRVLEGSPEGESEGEELTQVALYLEQLRERGELDAYYAAAQKHLRPDTVLFTGYLTHRELHHLFPCCDAAVFPSVVKEAGPLVFLEALASGAFPLGTYFAGMKASIDSVAQALP